The following coding sequences lie in one Ignavibacteria bacterium genomic window:
- the mdh gene encoding malate dehydrogenase: MPRKKIALIGGGQIGGVLTQLIALRELADVVLFDIVEDLPQGKTLDIAEASRVDGFDVNISGANSYEAIKDSDIVVVTAGLPRKPGMSRDDLLVTNAKIMKSVAEGVRTYAPNAIAIIISNPLDAMVTLFQKVTGFPHNRVLGQAGVLDSSRFSTFIAWELGVSVKDVNAMVLGGHGDTMVPLVRYANVNGIPVMEMLERKYNDKEKAKEVMNKMVERTKMAGGEVVKLLKTGSAFYSPASAAVSMAEAILKDEKRLLPVCAYLNGEFGVNGYYVGVPAVLGEQGVERVIELSLIEEEKAALDNSVSSVKSLVEDMERLGL; encoded by the coding sequence ATGCCAAGAAAAAAAATTGCACTCATAGGCGGCGGACAAATCGGCGGTGTACTTACACAGCTGATTGCCCTCAGGGAATTAGCCGACGTTGTACTTTTTGATATCGTTGAAGATCTGCCCCAGGGCAAGACACTTGATATTGCTGAAGCTTCACGCGTTGACGGTTTTGACGTCAATATTTCCGGAGCCAACAGTTACGAAGCCATAAAGGATTCAGACATTGTAGTTGTTACTGCCGGTTTACCCCGCAAGCCAGGTATGAGCCGCGATGATTTACTGGTTACAAATGCCAAGATCATGAAATCTGTTGCCGAAGGAGTCCGTACATATGCCCCGAATGCCATTGCTATAATTATTTCAAATCCACTTGATGCAATGGTTACATTGTTCCAGAAGGTTACAGGATTTCCTCACAACCGCGTGCTGGGACAGGCAGGCGTTCTGGATTCCTCCCGTTTTTCGACCTTTATTGCCTGGGAATTAGGCGTTTCCGTAAAGGATGTCAACGCAATGGTTCTTGGCGGCCATGGTGATACGATGGTACCGCTTGTAAGATACGCTAACGTCAACGGTATTCCTGTAATGGAAATGCTTGAAAGGAAGTATAACGACAAGGAAAAGGCCAAAGAGGTAATGAACAAGATGGTTGAGAGGACGAAGATGGCCGGCGGAGAGGTTGTAAAGCTTCTTAAGACAGGTTCAGCTTTCTATTCACCAGCCAGTGCAGCAGTGTCGATGGCAGAAGCAATTCTTAAAGATGAAAAGCGCCTGCTTCCAGTCTGCGCATACTTAAACGGTGAGTTCGGTGTAAACGGATACTACGTAGGCGTTCCTGCAGTTCTTGGTGAACAGGGTGTCGAAAGAGTAATAGAGTTATCTTTAATAGAAGAAGAAAAAGCGGCTTTGGATAATTCAGTTAGTTCAGTGAAATCGCTTGTTGAAGATATGGAAAGATTAGGTTTGTAA
- a CDS encoding 1-deoxy-D-xylulose-5-phosphate synthase, whose protein sequence is MNEDNKYKLLFNINSPADIRNFQIHELKILCQEIRDYLIDVVSRVGGHFGGGLGAVELTVALHKVFNTPNDLIVWDTGHQAYPHKVLTGRRDQLATIRQFHGISGFLKRAESEYDAFGAGHASTSISAALGMAAARDLNKDNKKVVAIIGDGAMTGGMAYEAMNNAGVLKSNLIVVLNDNNMSITSNVWQFSNYFTEMIAHPDYNKLKGQIWDFTGKFGQGGDRLRRMAARLENGLKAVLTPGMLFEALGFRYFGPVNGHNVAQLVKIFEQVKNLNGPILVHALTQKGKGYKPAEEDVQRLHASTPFDKVTGQAFKKAGGAPSYTKIFGQALVEIAKKNPKVVGITAAMPDGTGIDFLKKEFPKRYFDVGIAEEHAVTFAAGMATQGTIPVVAIYSTFLQRAFDQIVHDVSLQHLHVVFVLDRAGLVGADGPTHHGAFDLSYLRLIPDMVIMAPKDEAELRNMIYTATEYKNGPVAIRYPRGNALGVELKEGFEEIPVGKAEQLTRGGDCCLLAVGSMVDYSLKAAEMLLREGIACEVVNMRYIKPLDADMLDEVASRHNKIITLEENTIAGGFGSAVAEYFIDKNYKNDILRIGMPDKFVDHGTQAELHKMLEMDAEGVAGKVKLFLKGHADHALGKLA, encoded by the coding sequence ATGAATGAAGATAATAAGTACAAGCTCTTATTTAATATAAATTCACCCGCAGATATTAGAAATTTTCAGATCCATGAACTTAAGATTCTGTGCCAGGAAATCAGAGACTATCTTATTGATGTGGTCTCCAGGGTAGGGGGACATTTTGGCGGCGGACTGGGAGCCGTTGAGCTTACAGTAGCACTGCATAAGGTTTTTAACACGCCAAATGACCTGATCGTCTGGGATACAGGCCACCAGGCATACCCGCACAAGGTGCTTACAGGAAGACGCGACCAGCTTGCTACAATCAGGCAGTTCCACGGAATAAGCGGATTCCTAAAAAGAGCGGAAAGCGAATATGACGCTTTCGGGGCAGGACATGCTTCCACCTCTATCTCGGCTGCACTGGGCATGGCCGCTGCACGCGACCTGAACAAGGATAATAAAAAGGTCGTTGCAATCATCGGCGACGGCGCCATGACAGGCGGTATGGCCTATGAAGCCATGAATAATGCCGGCGTTCTTAAAAGCAACCTTATCGTTGTCCTAAATGACAACAACATGTCCATTACTTCTAACGTATGGCAGTTCTCAAACTATTTTACAGAGATGATTGCACACCCTGACTACAATAAGCTGAAAGGCCAGATATGGGACTTTACAGGAAAATTTGGCCAGGGCGGTGACCGCTTAAGAAGAATGGCTGCAAGACTTGAAAACGGCCTTAAGGCCGTACTTACCCCAGGTATGCTTTTCGAAGCCCTCGGCTTCCGCTACTTCGGGCCTGTTAACGGGCACAATGTTGCACAGCTTGTAAAAATATTTGAACAGGTTAAAAATCTTAACGGACCGATACTCGTCCACGCCCTGACGCAGAAGGGCAAGGGCTACAAGCCTGCTGAAGAGGACGTGCAGAGGCTCCATGCTTCAACTCCATTTGACAAGGTTACAGGACAGGCATTCAAAAAAGCAGGCGGTGCTCCCTCATATACAAAGATCTTCGGCCAGGCGCTCGTGGAAATTGCAAAGAAAAACCCGAAAGTAGTTGGAATTACGGCTGCAATGCCTGACGGCACTGGTATAGACTTCCTGAAAAAGGAATTCCCCAAAAGATACTTCGACGTCGGTATAGCTGAAGAACACGCCGTTACTTTTGCCGCCGGTATGGCCACACAGGGCACTATTCCTGTAGTTGCAATCTATTCCACATTCCTTCAGAGGGCTTTTGATCAGATTGTACACGACGTAAGCCTGCAGCACCTGCACGTTGTTTTCGTCCTCGATAGGGCGGGCCTCGTTGGGGCAGACGGACCAACACACCACGGCGCATTTGACCTTTCATACCTGAGACTGATTCCCGATATGGTAATCATGGCTCCGAAGGATGAGGCCGAACTGAGAAATATGATCTATACTGCTACTGAATATAAAAACGGACCCGTTGCAATCCGCTATCCAAGGGGTAACGCACTCGGAGTCGAGCTGAAAGAAGGTTTTGAAGAAATCCCTGTCGGTAAGGCTGAACAGCTGACCAGGGGCGGGGACTGTTGTTTGCTTGCAGTCGGGTCAATGGTTGACTACTCCCTGAAGGCCGCTGAAATGCTTCTTCGGGAAGGGATCGCCTGTGAGGTCGTTAATATGCGCTATATAAAACCTCTTGACGCAGATATGCTTGACGAGGTTGCCTCACGCCATAACAAGATCATTACACTCGAAGAAAATACAATTGCAGGAGGCTTCGGAAGCGCTGTAGCTGAGTATTTTATCGACAAGAATTATAAGAACGATATTCTGAGGATTGGAATGCCCGACAAGTTTGTAGACCACGGCACACAGGCTGAACTGCACAAAATGCTTGAAATGGATGCTGAGGGTGTTGCGGGCAAAGTGAAACTTTTTCTTAAGGGCCATGCTGATCATGCACTCGGCAAATTAGCATGA
- the xseB gene encoding exodeoxyribonuclease VII small subunit, whose translation MKKKSEGSFEDMLRRLEEISGMLDSESIGLDEAISLYEEGIELSKVCYTKLKEAEVKVTALRKSLEIDNEPSDGFEE comes from the coding sequence ATGAAGAAAAAAAGTGAGGGATCGTTTGAGGATATGCTCAGGCGCCTGGAGGAAATCTCCGGGATGCTCGACAGTGAATCGATAGGCCTTGACGAGGCTATAAGCCTTTATGAAGAGGGTATCGAACTTTCCAAGGTTTGCTACACAAAACTCAAGGAGGCCGAAGTAAAAGTTACCGCGCTTCGCAAAAGCCTTGAAATAGATAATGAGCCGTCAGACGGTTTTGAAGAATAA
- a CDS encoding ATP-binding protein, with product MSKETYHLEINSDPNKLPLVEEFLEEISSGAKMDRTHLNNLLLAVNEAISNAMLHGNKASSDKKVRLRVELEDTSLTVYIKDEGRGFNPEEVPDPTAPENIFRDSGRGLYIMKSCMDEVKYNFTPEGTELVLSMKFSKR from the coding sequence TTGTCCAAAGAAACATACCATCTTGAGATCAACAGCGATCCTAACAAGCTGCCTCTGGTAGAAGAGTTTTTAGAAGAAATTTCTTCCGGGGCAAAAATGGACAGGACACACTTAAACAACCTCCTGCTTGCCGTAAATGAAGCAATTTCAAACGCCATGCTTCACGGGAACAAAGCCTCCTCGGATAAAAAGGTGAGACTCAGAGTTGAGCTCGAAGACACATCCCTTACGGTCTACATAAAAGATGAAGGCAGGGGCTTTAACCCTGAGGAAGTTCCGGACCCCACGGCGCCGGAGAACATATTCCGCGACAGCGGCCGGGGGCTTTACATCATGAAAAGCTGCATGGACGAGGTCAAATACAATTTCACGCCTGAGGGAACCGAGCTTGTGCTCTCGATGAAATTCAGTAAAAGATAA
- a CDS encoding exodeoxyribonuclease VII large subunit — MTLSVSEITRLIKEELEDNFSSISIEGEISNLKKHVSGHWYFNLKDSNATICCTMWKGFNNYVFFTPEDGMKVVANGRITVYPPRGNYQLEVRSMKPAGIGELQAAFERLKAKLQEEGLFDDEFKKPIPAFPRKIGIVTAIDGAALKDMISIAQRRYPLVELIVYPARVQGEGAAKSISEGIECLNERNDIDLIIIGRGGGSLEDLWAFNEEIVARAVFASCIPLISAVGHEVDFTISDFVADLRAATPSAAMEVATPSKDDFFAFLEEFSFRTSENIFYIIDRKKREVAGHLKAYGFRVPQDLVRIRTQQTDNILYRIQQKLDGRLLSLNNRLSLLEKGLESHDVSRILKKGFVLVKQDSKFVFRAGDFRMDEPAVLKFHDKEIWVNKKNYEEKK, encoded by the coding sequence ATGACTTTATCCGTCAGCGAAATTACACGCCTTATTAAGGAGGAGCTGGAAGACAATTTCTCCTCCATCAGTATAGAAGGCGAAATCTCCAACCTGAAAAAACACGTCTCCGGCCACTGGTATTTCAATCTCAAGGATAGTAATGCCACAATATGCTGCACAATGTGGAAAGGGTTCAATAATTATGTCTTCTTCACGCCTGAAGACGGCATGAAGGTGGTTGCAAACGGCCGCATTACGGTTTATCCCCCGCGCGGGAACTACCAGCTGGAAGTGCGCAGTATGAAGCCTGCGGGAATTGGTGAACTTCAGGCGGCTTTTGAAAGGCTGAAGGCAAAGCTTCAGGAAGAGGGCCTGTTTGATGATGAATTCAAAAAACCTATACCTGCTTTCCCAAGGAAAATCGGCATCGTAACGGCAATTGACGGCGCGGCGTTAAAAGATATGATTTCCATAGCACAGCGCCGGTATCCCCTGGTGGAACTTATAGTCTATCCTGCAAGAGTCCAGGGCGAGGGCGCCGCAAAATCCATTTCCGAAGGCATTGAATGCCTGAATGAAAGAAATGACATAGATTTAATAATCATCGGGCGCGGAGGCGGATCCTTAGAGGACCTCTGGGCTTTTAATGAGGAAATTGTTGCCCGGGCTGTCTTTGCCTCATGCATCCCCCTTATCAGCGCCGTCGGCCATGAAGTGGATTTTACAATCTCAGACTTTGTGGCGGACCTCAGGGCTGCGACGCCTTCGGCTGCAATGGAAGTTGCAACACCAAGTAAGGACGACTTTTTTGCCTTTTTAGAAGAGTTTTCATTTAGAACATCCGAGAATATTTTTTATATTATAGACCGGAAAAAACGGGAAGTTGCCGGCCACCTGAAAGCCTACGGCTTCAGAGTCCCTCAGGACCTCGTACGCATAAGGACTCAGCAGACCGATAACATCCTCTACCGTATTCAGCAGAAACTTGACGGCAGGCTCTTAAGCCTGAATAACCGCCTCTCGCTCCTGGAGAAAGGGCTGGAGTCGCACGACGTCAGCAGGATATTAAAAAAGGGCTTTGTCTTGGTCAAACAGGATTCTAAATTTGTATTTCGGGCCGGCGATTTTAGGATGGACGAGCCGGCAGTGTTAAAATTCCATGATAAAGAAATTTGGGTGAATAAAAAAAACTATGAAGAAAAAAAGTGA
- a CDS encoding two-component sensor histidine kinase, with amino-acid sequence MLPKVKRNLVFSGAILKEVTFLSGLLLLVLFILIPDGSSRWIITISILTFSLLLLYFLGEKRFRELNSIEAVIHAIRKDMIKSAEDIYLDKGLLSLQKEVKKMFLRLQNDINYLKRLEKVRSEFLGNVSHELRTPIFTIQGFIETLLDGAIDDPRVNRSFLEKAARHTENLNNLLSDLIDISMIESHEMHLSFRYFKLNEFLDSVLQELLPLAEDKKLSLKLVPIREDLKVYGDKMRLKQVLVNLIGNAIKYTDEGTVELSAEEEENLVRIVVRDTGIGISKRDLPRIFERFFRVDKDRSRTAGGTGLGLAIVKHIVEAHGSTVDVMSVPGIGSQFSFRLKK; translated from the coding sequence ATCCTGCCTAAAGTTAAAAGAAACCTCGTCTTCTCCGGAGCCATTCTTAAAGAAGTTACTTTTCTAAGCGGACTTCTCCTTTTAGTCCTGTTCATTTTAATTCCGGATGGCTCCAGCCGCTGGATAATTACAATTTCAATCCTGACCTTCAGCCTTCTGCTCCTCTATTTCCTCGGGGAAAAGAGATTCCGGGAGCTTAATTCAATTGAAGCTGTAATTCATGCCATTAGAAAAGACATGATAAAATCTGCCGAAGACATCTACCTGGATAAAGGGCTTTTAAGCCTGCAGAAAGAGGTTAAGAAAATGTTCCTGCGCCTGCAGAACGATATTAACTACCTGAAGCGCCTGGAGAAAGTAAGAAGCGAATTCCTGGGCAATGTTTCTCACGAATTAAGGACGCCTATATTTACCATACAGGGCTTTATTGAAACCCTGCTCGACGGCGCAATAGACGACCCCAGGGTAAACAGAAGTTTTCTTGAAAAGGCAGCCAGGCACACCGAAAACCTGAATAACCTCTTAAGCGACCTGATCGATATATCAATGATCGAATCCCATGAGATGCACCTGAGCTTCAGGTATTTTAAGCTGAACGAATTCCTTGACTCGGTTCTGCAGGAGCTTTTACCCCTTGCAGAGGATAAGAAACTTTCACTTAAGCTTGTCCCAATTAGGGAGGACCTCAAGGTTTACGGCGACAAAATGAGGCTTAAACAGGTGCTAGTAAACCTCATCGGTAACGCAATTAAATACACAGACGAGGGCACGGTTGAATTAAGCGCCGAAGAAGAGGAAAACCTGGTCAGGATCGTTGTCAGGGATACCGGTATCGGAATTTCCAAGCGCGATCTTCCGCGCATATTTGAAAGGTTTTTCAGGGTGGATAAGGACCGCTCCCGCACGGCCGGGGGAACAGGCCTGGGCCTTGCAATTGTAAAACACATAGTTGAAGCCCACGGCTCAACGGTGGACGTGATGAGCGTTCCGGGAATTGGCTCGCAGTTTTCCTTCAGGCTGAAGAAGTAA
- the rpmA gene encoding 50S ribosomal protein L27: MAHKKGQGSSRNGRDSNAQRLGVKRFGGELVSAGSILVRQRGTKLHPGVNVKKGSDDTLFAVVDGYVKFETKRDDRKYVNVFQPEQK; the protein is encoded by the coding sequence ATGGCTCATAAGAAGGGGCAAGGTTCTTCCAGGAACGGTAGAGATAGTAATGCCCAAAGGCTTGGGGTTAAGAGATTTGGTGGTGAGCTGGTTTCAGCCGGTTCTATACTGGTAAGGCAGAGAGGCACCAAGCTTCATCCCGGCGTCAACGTTAAAAAAGGAAGTGATGATACACTGTTTGCTGTGGTTGATGGTTATGTGAAATTTGAAACCAAGCGCGATGACAGAAAATATGTTAATGTTTTTCAGCCCGAGCAAAAGTAA
- the pgi gene encoding glucose-6-phosphate isomerase translates to MSELTESKEWKDLEEHQKKIAGMQMRKMFEEDPERFNKFSLEFNDILLDYSKNRITEETMSLLLRLAESSGLKSWIERMFTGEKINITENRAVLHTALRNRSGRPVMVDGKDVMPEVKRVLLQMRKFSEELRSGRWKGYTGKEIKDVVNIGIGGSDLGPVMVTEALKPYAKPGLNVHFVSNVDATDIAEVLKKVDPETTLFLIASKTFTTQETITNANTARSWFLDKAKNESEIAKHFAALSTNEKEVKAFGIDPKNMFEFWDWVGGRYSLWSAIGLSIAVYIGMDNFEELLQGAYEMDEHFRTAPFEKNMPLILALLGIWYNNFFNAETYAILPYDQYLHRFPAYFQQGDMESNGKSVSRQGRRVDYSTGPIVWGEPGTNGQHAFYQLIHQGTKLIPADFIAPVETHNELGEHHKILLSNFFAQTEALMKGKTPGEARRELEKGGLKGEALEKLLPHKVFEGNKPSNSILLKKITPRSLGALIALYEQKIFSQGIIWNINSFDQWGVELGKQLAKAILPELKGEGEVTSHDSSTNGLINYFKREGN, encoded by the coding sequence ATGTCTGAACTGACAGAATCAAAAGAATGGAAGGATTTAGAGGAACATCAGAAGAAAATTGCAGGCATGCAGATGAGAAAGATGTTTGAAGAAGATCCGGAGCGCTTTAATAAGTTTTCTTTGGAATTTAACGATATACTTCTGGATTATTCCAAGAACAGAATAACAGAAGAAACCATGAGCCTTCTTCTTCGCCTTGCAGAGTCCAGCGGCCTGAAGAGCTGGATTGAGCGTATGTTCACGGGCGAAAAAATCAACATAACCGAAAACAGGGCTGTTCTCCATACAGCGCTCCGCAACCGCTCCGGGCGCCCGGTTATGGTAGACGGAAAAGACGTAATGCCGGAGGTTAAGCGTGTGCTTCTGCAGATGCGTAAATTCAGTGAGGAATTAAGATCGGGACGGTGGAAAGGCTACACGGGAAAAGAAATTAAGGACGTCGTAAACATCGGCATCGGGGGCAGCGACCTGGGCCCCGTCATGGTTACAGAAGCCTTAAAGCCTTACGCCAAGCCGGGGCTAAATGTCCACTTCGTATCCAACGTGGATGCTACCGATATAGCCGAAGTGCTGAAGAAAGTTGACCCTGAGACTACACTTTTTCTTATTGCATCAAAAACTTTTACCACGCAGGAAACCATTACAAATGCAAATACGGCAAGAAGCTGGTTCCTGGATAAAGCCAAAAACGAGTCTGAAATTGCAAAGCATTTTGCGGCACTTTCAACAAATGAAAAAGAGGTTAAAGCCTTCGGCATAGATCCAAAGAACATGTTCGAGTTCTGGGACTGGGTAGGTGGAAGATACTCCCTCTGGTCGGCAATAGGCCTTTCAATTGCAGTCTATATCGGCATGGATAATTTCGAGGAACTCCTCCAGGGTGCTTACGAAATGGATGAACACTTCCGTACTGCTCCTTTTGAGAAGAATATGCCTTTAATACTCGCTCTACTGGGAATATGGTACAATAATTTCTTCAATGCAGAGACCTATGCCATTTTGCCATACGACCAGTATCTGCACCGTTTCCCGGCCTATTTTCAGCAGGGGGACATGGAAAGTAACGGCAAAAGCGTTTCGCGCCAGGGCAGAAGAGTGGATTATTCCACGGGACCTATCGTCTGGGGCGAGCCCGGTACAAACGGCCAGCACGCATTCTACCAGCTCATTCACCAGGGGACAAAGCTTATTCCGGCAGATTTCATCGCCCCGGTGGAAACGCATAATGAACTTGGAGAGCATCACAAGATACTCTTATCCAACTTTTTTGCCCAGACTGAAGCCCTTATGAAAGGTAAAACCCCCGGGGAAGCCCGTCGGGAACTGGAAAAAGGCGGCCTGAAAGGGGAGGCACTAGAAAAACTCCTTCCGCACAAGGTCTTCGAAGGTAATAAACCCAGTAACTCAATTTTGCTTAAAAAAATAACACCCCGCTCGCTTGGGGCCCTTATTGCACTCTATGAGCAGAAGATATTTTCGCAGGGGATTATCTGGAACATCAACTCATTCGACCAGTGGGGAGTTGAGCTCGGAAAACAGCTCGCAAAGGCTATTTTGCCCGAACTAAAGGGTGAAGGGGAAGTGACTTCGCACGACTCTTCGACAAACGGCCTTATAAATTATTTCAAGCGCGAAGGAAATTAG
- a CDS encoding response regulator transcription factor, whose translation MKAKILLADDEKDIVEFLEYNLALEGFDVITAYDGKEALEKLSQKPDLIILDVMMPKFDGFEVCRQIRKNEQFSTTPVIFLTAKSSEVDEIKGLELGADDFIGKPISPKKLVARVKSNLRKSELQASEGTSLPAGENPVIKIGPLEINRDKYEVLLEGETIIFPRKEFEILSYLASKPGKVFGREAILHDIWGTDVLVVDRTIDVHIRKIREKLTDYADMIETIKGVGYRFRNPA comes from the coding sequence ATGAAAGCGAAGATCCTGCTGGCAGACGACGAAAAGGATATTGTTGAATTCCTTGAATATAACCTTGCCCTGGAGGGCTTTGATGTTATTACCGCTTACGACGGCAAAGAGGCGCTTGAGAAACTCTCGCAAAAGCCTGACCTGATTATCCTGGACGTCATGATGCCGAAGTTTGACGGCTTTGAGGTCTGCCGCCAGATAAGGAAAAACGAACAGTTCTCAACAACACCTGTCATATTCCTTACGGCTAAGTCTTCTGAAGTAGATGAGATCAAAGGCCTCGAACTGGGTGCAGACGACTTTATAGGGAAACCTATCTCGCCCAAGAAACTGGTTGCACGCGTAAAGTCTAACCTAAGGAAATCTGAACTTCAGGCCTCCGAAGGCACCAGCCTCCCGGCAGGGGAAAACCCCGTCATTAAAATTGGCCCCCTTGAAATCAACCGCGACAAGTATGAAGTGCTCCTCGAAGGAGAGACAATCATATTCCCCCGCAAGGAATTCGAGATCCTGAGCTATCTGGCATCAAAACCGGGAAAGGTATTCGGGCGCGAGGCAATACTGCACGACATCTGGGGCACCGACGTACTGGTGGTCGACAGGACTATAGACGTCCACATAAGAAAGATCAGGGAGAAACTTACAGATTATGCAGACATGATCGAAACAATTAAAGGAGTCGGCTATCGTTTCAGAAATCCTGCCTAA
- the rplU gene encoding 50S ribosomal protein L21 — translation MFAVVDILGQQFKVTEKAKYYVPRLKADADTEITFDSVLLFADDNGTKVGSPLLDGVKVQAKVLEHLKDDKVIVFKKKRRKGYRVKNGHRQLLSRIEITKIG, via the coding sequence ATGTTTGCCGTCGTAGATATATTAGGGCAGCAGTTTAAGGTTACCGAAAAAGCCAAATATTATGTTCCAAGACTGAAGGCTGATGCTGACACAGAAATTACTTTCGACTCAGTCCTTTTGTTTGCCGATGATAACGGAACAAAAGTTGGCAGCCCCTTGCTGGATGGTGTAAAGGTTCAGGCAAAAGTGCTTGAGCACCTTAAAGATGATAAAGTGATTGTTTTTAAGAAGAAGAGAAGAAAAGGCTACAGAGTTAAAAACGGTCACAGACAATTATTAAGCAGAATTGAAATAACAAAGATAGGTTAA